The Macaca fascicularis isolate 582-1 chromosome 11, T2T-MFA8v1.1 genome includes a region encoding these proteins:
- the SLC11A2 gene encoding natural resistance-associated macrophage protein 2 isoform X9, translated as MYSCFSFRKLWAFTGPGFLMSIAYLDPGNIESDLQSGAVAGFKLLWILLLATLVGLLLQRLAARLGVVTGLHLAEVCHRQYPKVPRIILWLMVELAIIGSDMQEVIGSAIAINLLSVGRIPLWGGVLITIADTFVFLFLDKYGLRKLEAFFGFLITIMALTFGYEYVTVKPSQSQVLKGMFVPSCSGCRTPQIEQAVGIVGAVIMPHNMYLHSALVKSRQVNRNNKQEVREANKYFFIESCIALFVSFIINVFVVSVFAEAFFGKTNEQVVEVCTNTSSPHAGLFPKDNSTLAVDIYKGGVVLGCYFGPAALYIWAVGILAAGQSSTMTGTYSGQFVMEGFLNLKWSRFARVILTRSIAIIPTLLVAVFQDVEHLTGMNDFLNVLQSLQLPFALIPILTFTSLRPVMSDFANGLGWRIAGGILVLIICSINMYFVVVYVQELGHVALYVVAAVVSVAYLGFVFYLGWQCLIALGMSFLDCGHTCHLGLTAQPELYLLNAMDADSLVSR; from the exons TACTCTTGTTTTAGCTTTCGTAAACTCTGGGCTTTCACCGGACCAGGCTTTCTTATGAGCATTGCCTACCTGGATCCAGGAAATATTGAATCTGATTTGCAGTCTGGAGCAGTGGCTGGATTTAAG TTGCTCTGGATCCTTCTGTTGGCCACCCTTGTGGGGCTGCTGCTCCAGCGGCTTGCAGCTAGACTGGGAGTGGTCACTGGGCTGCATCTTGCTGAAGTATGCCACCGTCAGTATCCCAAG GTCCCACGGATCATCCTATGGCTGATGGTGGAGCTGGCTATCATCGGCTCAGATATGCAAGAAGTCATTGGCTCAGCCATTGCCATCAATCTTCTGTCTGTAGGAAG GATTCCTCTGTGGGGTGGCGTTCTCATCACCATTGCAGAtacttttgtatttctcttcttGGACAAATATG GCTTACGGAAGCTCGAAGCGTTTTTTGGCTTTCTCATCACTATTATGGCCCTCACATTTGGATATGAG TATGTTACAGTGAAACCCAGCCAGAGCCAGGTACTCAAGGGCATGTTCGTACCATCCTGTTCAGGCTGTCGCACTCCACAGATTGAACAGGCTGTGGGCATCGTGGGAGCTGTCATCATGCCACACAACATGTACCTGCATTCTGCCTTAGTCAAG TCTAGACAGGTAAACCGGAACAATAAGCAGGAAGTTCGAGAAGCCAATAAGTACTTTTTTATTGAATCCTGCATTGCACTCTTTGTTTCCTTCATCATCAACGTCTTTGTTGTCTCAGTCTTTGCTGAAGCATTTTTTGGGAAAACCAATGAGCAGGTG GTTGAAGTCTGTACGAACACCAGCAGTCCTCATGCTGGCCTCTTTCCTAAAGATAACTCGACACTGGCTGTGGACATCTACAAAGGG GGTGTTGTGCTGGGATGTTACTTTGGGCCTGCTGCACTCTACATTTGGGCAGTGGGGATCCTGGCTGCAGGACAGAGCTCCACCATGACAGGAACCTATTCTGGCCAGTTTGTCATGGAG ggaTTCCTGAACCTAAAGTGGTCACGCTTTGCCCGAGTGATTCTGACTCGCTCTATTGCCATCATCCCCACTCTGCTTGTTGCTGTCTTCCAAGATGTAGAGCATCTAACAGGGATGAATGACTTCCTGAATGTTCTACAGAGCTTACAG ctTCCCTTTGCCCTCATACCCATCCTCACATTTACGAGCTTGCGGCCAGTAATGAGTGACTTTGCCAATGGACT AGGCTGGCGGATTGCAGGAGGAATCTTGGTCCTTATCATCTGTTCCATCAATATGTACTTTGTAGTGGTTTATGTCCAGGAACTAGGGCATGTGGCATTGTATGTGGTGGCTGCTGTGGTCAGCGTGGCTTATCTGGGCTTTGTGTTCTACTTG GGTTGGCAATGTTTGATTGCACTGGGCATGTCCTTCCTGGACTGTGGGCATACG
- the SLC11A2 gene encoding natural resistance-associated macrophage protein 2 isoform X17, protein MYSCFSFRKLWAFTGPGFLMSIAYLDPGNIESDLQSGAVAGFKLLWILLLATLVGLLLQRLAARLGVVTGLHLAEVCHRQYPKVPRIILWLMVELAIIGSDMQEVIGSAIAINLLSVGRIPLWGGVLITIADTFVFLFLDKYGLRKLEAFFGFLITIMALTFGYEYVTVKPSQSQVLKGMFVPSCSGCRTPQIEQAVGIVGAVIMPHNMYLHSALVKSRQVNRNNKQEVREANKYFFIESCIALFVSFIINVFVVSVFAEAFFGKTNEQVVEVCTNTSSPHAGLFPKDNSTLAVDIYKGGVVLGCYFGPAALYIWAVGILAAGQSSTMTGTYSGQFVMEGFLNLKWSRFARVILTRSIAIIPTLLVAVFQDVEHLTGMNDFLNVLQSLQLPFALIPILTFTSLRPVMSDFANGLVGNV, encoded by the exons TACTCTTGTTTTAGCTTTCGTAAACTCTGGGCTTTCACCGGACCAGGCTTTCTTATGAGCATTGCCTACCTGGATCCAGGAAATATTGAATCTGATTTGCAGTCTGGAGCAGTGGCTGGATTTAAG TTGCTCTGGATCCTTCTGTTGGCCACCCTTGTGGGGCTGCTGCTCCAGCGGCTTGCAGCTAGACTGGGAGTGGTCACTGGGCTGCATCTTGCTGAAGTATGCCACCGTCAGTATCCCAAG GTCCCACGGATCATCCTATGGCTGATGGTGGAGCTGGCTATCATCGGCTCAGATATGCAAGAAGTCATTGGCTCAGCCATTGCCATCAATCTTCTGTCTGTAGGAAG GATTCCTCTGTGGGGTGGCGTTCTCATCACCATTGCAGAtacttttgtatttctcttcttGGACAAATATG GCTTACGGAAGCTCGAAGCGTTTTTTGGCTTTCTCATCACTATTATGGCCCTCACATTTGGATATGAG TATGTTACAGTGAAACCCAGCCAGAGCCAGGTACTCAAGGGCATGTTCGTACCATCCTGTTCAGGCTGTCGCACTCCACAGATTGAACAGGCTGTGGGCATCGTGGGAGCTGTCATCATGCCACACAACATGTACCTGCATTCTGCCTTAGTCAAG TCTAGACAGGTAAACCGGAACAATAAGCAGGAAGTTCGAGAAGCCAATAAGTACTTTTTTATTGAATCCTGCATTGCACTCTTTGTTTCCTTCATCATCAACGTCTTTGTTGTCTCAGTCTTTGCTGAAGCATTTTTTGGGAAAACCAATGAGCAGGTG GTTGAAGTCTGTACGAACACCAGCAGTCCTCATGCTGGCCTCTTTCCTAAAGATAACTCGACACTGGCTGTGGACATCTACAAAGGG GGTGTTGTGCTGGGATGTTACTTTGGGCCTGCTGCACTCTACATTTGGGCAGTGGGGATCCTGGCTGCAGGACAGAGCTCCACCATGACAGGAACCTATTCTGGCCAGTTTGTCATGGAG ggaTTCCTGAACCTAAAGTGGTCACGCTTTGCCCGAGTGATTCTGACTCGCTCTATTGCCATCATCCCCACTCTGCTTGTTGCTGTCTTCCAAGATGTAGAGCATCTAACAGGGATGAATGACTTCCTGAATGTTCTACAGAGCTTACAG ctTCCCTTTGCCCTCATACCCATCCTCACATTTACGAGCTTGCGGCCAGTAATGAGTGACTTTGCCAATGGACT GGTTGGCAATGTTTGA